In the Telopea speciosissima isolate NSW1024214 ecotype Mountain lineage chromosome 2, Tspe_v1, whole genome shotgun sequence genome, one interval contains:
- the LOC122651909 gene encoding eukaryotic translation initiation factor 2 subunit beta-like, whose amino-acid sequence MTDEIPVDVKEEVAELAPFDPTKKKKKKKVVIQEPAADESVDNLAEKTENLSVSDGLENTFSGMKKKKKKPVETEAFADEIGDAGEDLDDHVGEDEEGEGILLGQQYPWEGSDRDYEYEELLGRVFNILRENNPELAGDRRRTVMRPPQVLREGTKKTVFVNFMDLCKTMHRQHEHVMNFLLAEMGTSGSLDGQQRLVIKGRFAPKNFEGILRRYVNEYVICNGCKSPDTILSKENRLFFLRCEQCGSGRSVAPIKAGFVARVGRRKAGT is encoded by the exons ATGACAGACGAAATTCCTGTTGATGTGAAGGAGGAAGTGGCAGAA ctTGCCCCGTTCGATcctacaaagaagaagaagaagaagaaagtggttATTCAAGAACCTGCTGCTGATGAGTCTGTGGATAATTTGGCtgagaaaacagaaaatttatctg TGTCTGATGGACTTGAAAATACTTTTTCTggcatgaagaaaaagaagaagaaacct GTAGAAACTGAAGCATTTGCTGATGAAATTGGGGACGCAGGAGAAGATTTGGATG ACCATGTAGGTGAggatgaagaaggagaagggattTTACTTGGACAACAATATCCTTGGGAGGGAAGTGACAGAGATTATGAATATGAGGAG CTTTTAGGGAGAGTGTTTAACATTCTGCGTGAGAATAACCCTGAGCTTGCTGGAGATAGACGTAGAACAGTGATGAGGCCTCCTCAAGTACTCCGTGAAGGCACAAAAAAGACGGTGTTTGTCAACTTTATGGATCTTTGCAAGAC GATGCACAGGCAGCATGAGCACGTCATGAATTTTCTATTGGCTGAAATGGGGACTAGTGGATCTCTTGATGGGCAACAACGATTGGTTATTAAGGGCAGATTTGCCCCCAAGAATTTTGAAGGGATTTTGAGAAGATACGTCA ATGAATATGTCATATGCAATGGCTGCAAAAGTCCAGACACAATTCTCTCAAAGGAGAACCGTCTATTCTTTCTCAGATGTGAACAG TGTGGTTCTGGACGGTCTGTAGCTCCTATCAAGGCTGGTTTTGTTGCCCGTGTTGGACGTAGGAAGGCTGGGACATGA
- the LOC122651906 gene encoding serine/threonine-protein kinase STN8, chloroplastic: MASLPSPTSTTLHHQNSKLPLFSPARPISQNHLSLPNPSTRNQVRCSALPLNIDTLHLDELVSLFPFLRSGISQFQSTADELPEFQRWGILIFSGLSWIYLTSRPGVLMGAIDAYLLAPLQLGFDSLLGRRNLKRTDFVIEGRLGEGNFGVVYSGAIVPRNVSVEDRMQKKGKGKGLGMDGRFKEKVILKKIKVGIEGAKECGDFEEWFNYRLARAAPETCAEFLGSFVADKTSSQFTKGGKWLVWKYEGDRDLADYMKDRNFPVNLESIMFGSVLQSLDAFERDALIIKQIMRQIITSLKKIHDTGIVHRDVKPANLVVTKRGQIKLIDFGAAADLRIGKNYVPNRGLLDPDYCPPELYVLPEETPYPPPEPIAAFLSPILWQLNSPDLFDMYSAGIILLQMAIPSLRSTAGLKNFNSEIKKVEYDLKKWREVTRLRPDLRLLDLDSGRGWDLATKLISERGFLRRGRLSASAALSHPYFLLGGDQAAAVLSKLSLSK, from the exons ATGGCTTCTCTGCCATCCCCGACCTCAACTACCTTGCATCATCAGAACTCTAAACTTCCACTCTTTTCGCCTGCAAGGCCCATCTCGCAAAATCACCTCTCATTGCCGAACCCTTCTACGAGAAACCAAGTGAGGTGCAGTGCATTACCCTTGAACATTGACACACTTCATCTAGACGAATTAGTTtctcttttcccatttttgCGATCTGGGATTTCTCAATTTCAAAGTACCGCTGACGAATTACCAGAGTTTCAGAGGTGGGGGATTCTGATTTTCTCTGGTTTGAGTTGGATTTACTTGACTTCGAGGCCTGGCGTTCTTATGGGTGCCATTGATGCATATCTTTTAGCTCCTCTTCAGCTTGGTTTCGACAGCTTATTGGGTAGGAGAAACTTGAAACGGACTGACTTTGTGATCGAGGGTAGGTTAGGGGAAGGGAATTTTGGTGTTGTTTATTCTGGTGCGATTGTTCCAAGGAACGTGAGTGTCGAGGATCGAATGCAGAAGAAGGGTAAGGGTAAGGGACTGGGCATGGATGGAAGGTTTAAAGAGAAGGTCATTCTGAAGAAG ATAAAGGTTGGAATTGAAGGGGCTAAAGAATGTGGTGATTTTGAGGAGTGGTTCAACTATAGGTTGGCAAGAGCGGCCCCTGAAACATGTGCTGAATTCCTTGGAAGCTTTGTTGCAGACAAAACAAGCTCACAATTCACCAAGGGTGGAAAATGGCTGGTGTGGAAATATGAG GGAGACAGAGACCTCGCTGACTACATGAAAGATCGCAACTTCCCTGTAAATTTAGAGTCCATTATGTTCGGAAGTGTCTTACAAAGTTTAGACGCTTTTGAACGGGATGCTTTGATCATCAAACAAATTATGCGCCAAATCATAACCTCTCTCAAGAAGATCCATGATACGGGTATTGTCCATCGAGATGTTAAACCAGCCAACTTAGTAGTGACAAAGAGAGGGCAGATCAAGCTCATAGATTTTGGGGCAGCTGCAGACCTTCGGATTGGCAAGAACTACGTACCAAACCGTGGCCTGCTTGACCCAGATTACTGTCCTCCTGAACTTTATGTGCTCCCAGAGGAAACACCTTATCCTCCTCCAGAGCCCATTGCAGCTTTTCTTTCTCCAATTCTTTGGCAG CTAAATAGTCCTGATCTGTTTGATATGTACTCTGCTGGAATTATACTCTTGCAAATGGCCATACCTTCATTGAGATCCACAGCAGGTTTAAAGAACTTCAATTCAGAAATTAAGAAAGTTGAATATGATTTGAAGAAATGGAGGGAAGTCACTCGGTTGAGACCTGACTTGCGTCTTCTTGATCTCGACTCTGGTAGAGGGTGGGACCTGGCCACAAAGCTTATATCGGAGAGGGGATTCCTTAGACGAGGGCGATTATCAGCTTCTGCTGCCCTGAGCCATCCTTATTTCTTGTTGGGTGGTGATCAGGCTGCCGCTGTGCTTTCAAAACTAAGCTTATCCAAGTAA
- the LOC122651908 gene encoding serine/threonine-protein kinase AtPK2/AtPK19-like, translated as MVSSQLSGLSRTGMCKTFQGQVLLPMGPPDVPSDYVEFDFSDVFGPTPVQASIEADSNELIYDNPPVIYSRSHSLVGPSTCVSQSLKLSMLTLHETEDSLELVECVNGEAPEKTTSDDAVVQNSSNHGNSQSVGLEDFEVMKVVGQGAFGKVFQVRKKGTSEIYAMKVMRKDKIMEKNHAEYMKAERDILTKVDHPFIVQLRYSFQTKYRLYLVLDFVNGGHLFFQLYHHGLFREDLARIYTAEIISAVSHLHANGVMHRDLKPENILLDADGHAMLTDFGLAKQFDENTRSNSMCGTVEYMAPEIVLGKGHDKAADWWSVGVLLFEMLTGKPPFIGGNREKIQQKIIKDKIKLPGFLSSEAHSLLKGLLQKEESRRLGSGPGGREEIKRHKWFKPINWKKLEERQIQPSFRPEVAGKHCIANFEEKWTNMQLLDSPAASPKTNDCPFKGFTYVRPAAPFLQTSSSFY; from the exons ATGGTTTCCTCTCAATTATCTGGTCTGTCCAGGACTGGCATGTGCAAGACCTTCCAGGGCCAGGTGCTTCTTCCTATGGGACCACCTGATGTTCCATCCGATTATGTTGAGTTTGACTTTTCAGATGTATTTGGTCCTACACCAGTTCAAGCCTCGATCGAAGCTGATTCAAATGAATTGATTTATGATAATCCTCCAGTCATTTACAGCCGGTCCCATTCTTTGGTGGGCCCCTCAACGTGTGTTAGTCAATCATTAAAGCTGAGCATGCTCACTTTACATGAGACAGAGGATTCACTGGAACTTGTAGAGTGTGTCAATGGAGAGGCACCAGAGAAAACTACTAGTGATGATGCTGTTGTACAGAATTCCTCCAACCATGGCAACAGTCAAAGTGTTGGGCTGGAGGATTTTGAAGTTATGAAGGTTGTTGGACAAGGTGCATTTGGGAAAGTGTTTCAAGTGAGGAAGAAGGGTACTTCAGAAATATATGCAATGAAGGTCATGCGTAAGGATAAGATTATGGAGAAGAATCATGCAGAATACATGAAAGCCGAGAGGGATATTTTAACAAAAGTAGATCATCCCTTCATCGTGCAACTCAGATACTCATTCCAA ACAAAGTACAGGCTGTACcttgttttggattttgttaATGGTGGCCACCTATTTTTTCAGCTCTATCATCATGGACTTTTCAG GGAGGATCTAGCGCGCATATATACAGCTGAGATTATTTCTGCTGTTTCTCACCTCCATGCGAATGGCGTTATGCATAGGgatttaaaaccagaaaatattCTTTTGGATGCTGATGGCCAT GCAATGTTGACTGATTTTGGTCTGGCAAAGCAATTTGATGAGAATACAAGATCGAACTCCATGTGTGGAACAGTAGAATACATGGCACCTGAAATTGTTCTTGGGAAAGGCCATGATAAGGCTGCAGATTGGTGGAGTGTGGGAGTCCTGTTGTTCGAGATGCTCACAGGGAAG CCACCTTTCATTGGCGGCAACCGTGAGAAGATCCAGCAGAAGATAATAAAGGATAAGATCAAGCTACCTGGATTTTTGTCGAGTGAAGCACATTCCCTACTGAAAGGG CTGTTGCAGAAGGAAGAGAGCAGGCGCCTTGGCAGTGGACCGGGTGGGAGAGAGGAGATAAAGCGACACAAATGGTTTAAGCCAATCAATTGGAAAAAATTGGAGGAACGGCAAATTCAGCCAAGCTTTCGTCCAGAAGTTGCTGGGAAGCATTGCATTGCTAACTTTGAGGAAAAGTGGACGAACATGCAACTTTTGGATTCACCAGCTGCGAGCCCCAAAACGAATGACTGCCCCTTCAAGGGGTTCACATATGTGAGGCCTGCAGCTCCATTTCTTCAAACTAGTAGTTCCTTTTATTAG